The nucleotide sequence GGCAGTGAAAGAATTACATCAACTCCGCCAAAAGGCGCTTGAGCCTGATGTGGGCAGCATATCCGCGGAAGCGTTATTTGCTGAACACCAGTATGTTAGTTATGACGGTAGCTTAGATGATGGGCGTCTGAGTCATTGGTTACGTAAAGATAATAAACTTAATAAGCTGCTTAGCGCACCTGTACTGGTGGCGACCATCGACCATTTAATTCCAGCTACAGAAGGTATTCGTGGTGGAAAGCAAATTGCACCTATGTTGAGGTTACTCACTTCTGATCTCGTGTTAGATGAGCCTGATGATTTTGATATTAACGATTTGTCGGCTTTATGCCGATTAGTGAACTGGGCAGGATTATTAGGTTCGCGGGTATTGCTTTCATCTGCCACATTACCACCTGCGTTGATTCAGGCATTGTTCAATGCTTATCGTGCCGGACGCCAAGATTATCAATTAGCATGTGGTCAACCTGGTGCTCCGGTGAATATCTGTTGTGCTTGGTTTGATGAATATGAAACAACGCAACAGGATGTGGTCAATGCATATCAGTTTCAGGAACAGCATAATATTTTCGTTAATAAGCGTATTGGCAGGCTTAAAAAAATAGTGCCATTGCGTAAAGCTGAACTTGTGCCGATTATTTCTGAAAGTCGTAAGATTAATGATGTTATTAATACTATCGCCGAAGTGATGCATCACTCTATATTGAAGTTGCGTGAGGAGCATCATCAAACTCATTCATCGGGTAAAACCGTCTCTATTGGTTTAATCCGTATGGCAAATATTGATCCATTGGTTGCTGTTGCACAGCGGTTATTACAAATGCCATCTCCTGAAAATGTGCGCATCCATTATTGCGTTTATCACAGTCAACATCCTATGGCGATACGTTCTCATCTTGAACATCGGCTGGATTCCACATTAACACGATACGATGAAGAAGAGTTGTGGCAGGTGGCGGAAATTCGCAAAGTATTAGAAGAGACATCGGAAAGGGATCATATTTTTGTAGTAGCGGCAACTTCTGTAGCTGAAGTTGGCCGAGATCATGATTACGATTGGAGTATAGCTGAACCCAGCTCAATGCGTTCATTGATACAACTTGCCGGACGTATTCAACGTCATCGACGAAAAGAACCACGGGAGCCTAATCTGCATATTCTGGCGAAAAACTATAAGGCACTTAAAGCGACTGATTTAAAACATCCGGTTTATTGTCGCCCAGGGTTTGAGTCGAAAGATTATCTTTTTGCTAATCATGATTTACATGAATTACTGGAACCTTATCAATATGAACTAATCAGTGCATTGCCGAGAATAAAGGAACGCGATAATGCTGGAGATAGTTCACCTTTTGAAAATTTGGTCGATCTTGAACATCAACGTTTATGGGAAGAACTTCAAGGTGGCTCTGATAATAAACACGGTTACTGCTCAGCTCTTTGGTGGCGAGAACAGGCTTCATGGTGTGCAGAATTACAACGCCATAAACCATTTCGTCAATCAGAACCTGATGAACTACATTATTTGTGGCTTGGAGAAGAGGGTGAAGAAGCGAAGTTTGTGGCTCTGGACAGCGGTCAGGCAGGGATAAAAGAAAGCGACACGTTTGACTATGTGCCAGAATTAGAGTTTGCACTTGGTGTGAGTGCTTGGATTGAACTTGATACTGAGACGATTTACCAGAATTTGGCTGATACAAATGAAATGGAGTTAAAAAATGTAAGCCAACATTTTGGTGAGATTCGTCTTAGGAAGAAAGATGACGGAGAAGCATGGCGTTACCATCCATTTTTAGGGGTGTTTGGAGAAATTGGTTGAATGACATGCAGTGTTTTTAGGTAATGATCGTGGTGATTGTCGTTCGATTCAATCAAACTAAGCGAATCGAACGATATTTGTGAGACTACAAATATGTATGAACTTTCTGCCAATGAAGTTAAAACTCACTTTGGTGATATGCTGCTAAGAGCGCAGCGTGCTCCAATCCAGATTAATAAGAACGGCAAGCTTGTTGCTGTTGTCCTATCAATAGATGAATATGAAAACATTGAAGCGCTTAAGATTCAGCTTTTGAAATCCAGAGCAATCCAAACCAAAGCTGATATTGAAGAAGGTAACCTAGTTGATGGTGAATCGTTTTTTGATGAACTAGAGACAGGTAAATACGACTAATGTCGATTCTCTATCGTTTAACACCGGATGTCCAAAGAGATCTGATCGAAATCCACTGATTCGAGCGAGAAGTGATTTAATGTGATTGATTGTTTTGAATCGAGACTAGAGGTGGAAAATACTAAATGTATTTGCCTGTTATCACGTACGGAAATCGAAGAATTTTATGTTCGTCTGAGTTTAATGCCTATGGATAACGCCTGTATTTTGTATTGAGCCTATTTATAACGAGCTGTACTATGAAAATTCTATATAAAATTGCGGATTACCCTTCAAAAGCACTTAAAGGAGGGAGATTATTTTTTTAAAGATACATTGAACATTTAAAGAAATAAACTGTCTAATGAATATGTCATTGGTGATGAGATGTTTCATGGATATATTCATCTTGAATTGGCAGAAGAAACAAGCTTAATACCGTGACTTGATTGATACCCTATTTCTCATTACCACTGTAATAATTTTGGGTGAAAATAGGATGATTTTTAGGTATTTTGTTGTGAAATACACAGAGGCAAAATTTTGGTAAAGCGAATGAACGGAATAAATTAAAATACACTGGTTAGGGTGATGAATTCAAAGCTGGAGTATTTATTAGTTTATGATGTACAAGATCATGTTTTCGAGCTAAATTTAGCAGACAACCAGATAATCATTTTGATAAGGTAGGTAAGAGCCTATGAATGAAAATGGATTGAGTCGATTTATTGTCGA is from Photorhabdus laumondii subsp. laumondii and encodes:
- a CDS encoding type II toxin-antitoxin system Phd/YefM family antitoxin: MYELSANEVKTHFGDMLLRAQRAPIQINKNGKLVAVVLSIDEYENIEALKIQLLKSRAIQTKADIEEGNLVDGESFFDELETGKYD
- the cas3f gene encoding type I-F CRISPR-associated helicase Cas3f, with amino-acid sequence MNILLVSQCNKRALTETRRILDQFAERKGDRTWQTAITQEGLNTLRKLLRKTARRNTAVACHWIKSGGQTELLWIVGNLRRFNSRGVVPTNTTQRDVLKSQDENHWHSVEAISLLAAIAGLFHDFGKANTLFQQGLQGNGRFQPYRHEWVSLRLFQAFVAEQDDREWMTSLSQIEPSDEDKILSRLVKDDIDKKYANPFVNLPPLATTVAWLILSHHRLPVYPSYDDRYVRRPQLKDIDSWLINHLEPSWNSINMDNKVWSDQDKRDVWTFPNGTPIRSQTWRQKAQKFAQRALQSTSLVQYGNLNQRFTSHMSRLVLMLADHHYSSLPATLGWQDVNYGVFANTDRTTGKCKQRLDEHNIGVGQNALLLGRSLPHIRKTLPAITRHKGFKQRSKDEKYRWQDQAFYVACALRERSVEQGFFGINMASTGCGKTFANARIMYGLADEKQGCRFSIALGLRTLTLQTGDALRKRLHLEEDDLAVLIGSQAVKELHQLRQKALEPDVGSISAEALFAEHQYVSYDGSLDDGRLSHWLRKDNKLNKLLSAPVLVATIDHLIPATEGIRGGKQIAPMLRLLTSDLVLDEPDDFDINDLSALCRLVNWAGLLGSRVLLSSATLPPALIQALFNAYRAGRQDYQLACGQPGAPVNICCAWFDEYETTQQDVVNAYQFQEQHNIFVNKRIGRLKKIVPLRKAELVPIISESRKINDVINTIAEVMHHSILKLREEHHQTHSSGKTVSIGLIRMANIDPLVAVAQRLLQMPSPENVRIHYCVYHSQHPMAIRSHLEHRLDSTLTRYDEEELWQVAEIRKVLEETSERDHIFVVAATSVAEVGRDHDYDWSIAEPSSMRSLIQLAGRIQRHRRKEPREPNLHILAKNYKALKATDLKHPVYCRPGFESKDYLFANHDLHELLEPYQYELISALPRIKERDNAGDSSPFENLVDLEHQRLWEELQGGSDNKHGYCSALWWREQASWCAELQRHKPFRQSEPDELHYLWLGEEGEEAKFVALDSGQAGIKESDTFDYVPELEFALGVSAWIELDTETIYQNLADTNEMELKNVSQHFGEIRLRKKDDGEAWRYHPFLGVFGEIG